One window of the Branchiostoma lanceolatum isolate klBraLanc5 chromosome 3, klBraLanc5.hap2, whole genome shotgun sequence genome contains the following:
- the LOC136429182 gene encoding monocarboxylate transporter 9-like, which translates to MTEGLTYDQATFSVTMMGFAGIAGRLFFPAVCGFCKVRSLWVFMVAVVVTGVPLLLLLVWRSFTAYCFCGGLFGAGLGGAAAVVPALTVDLFGVEELPTLYGFEMLMEGATGLIAGPIAGALYDVSGTYDWGFGLAGAALIAGGLLLFSVPRLQRKTDVPAVERRRHGWTHTSTHHHT; encoded by the exons ATGACAGAGGGTTTGACGTACGACCAGGCCACATTCTCCGTGACTATGATGGGGTTTGCCGGCATCGCGGGGAGGTTATTTTTCCCGGCAGTGTGCGGCTTCTGTAAGGTCCGTTCCTTGTGGGTGTTCATGGTTGCTGTGGTGGTGACCGGTGTCcccttgctgctgctgctggtgtGGAGGAGCTTCACGGCGTACTGTTTCTGCGGAGGGTTGTTCGGGGCCGGTCTCGGGGGTGCTGCAGCCGTCGTGCCGGCGCTCACCGTGGACCTGTTCGGCGTTGAGGAACTACCCACCCTCTACGGGTTCGAGATGCTGATGGAGGGGGCTACGGGTCTCATCGCAGGACCCATAGCAG GTGCTCTATATGACGTGAGCGGTACATACGACTGGGGCTTCGGCCTTGCAGGCGCGGCTCTCATCGCAGGTGGACTGCTGCTGTTCTCCGTCCCCCGCCTGCAGAGGAAAACGGACGTACCTGCTGTGGAACGAAGAAGACATGGATGGACACACACCTCAACTCATCACCATACCTGA